The Latilactobacillus sakei subsp. sakei DSM 20017 = JCM 1157 genome includes a window with the following:
- the tmk gene encoding dTMP kinase produces the protein MVGKLITFEGPDGAGKTSALEAVVARLQKEVSQEIVVTREPGGNPISEQIRQIILDVKNTAMDDRTEALLYAAARRQHIVEKIQPALAADKLVICDRFVDSSIAYQGAGRGIGEEAVAQMNLFATDGLTPDLTLYLDVPSEVGLARIKQHRQNQYDRLDQEKLAFHQKVRQSYLKLAQAHPDRIKTIDASQPLEAVVTQCLQVIAQANPHLFEV, from the coding sequence GTGGTAGGCAAATTAATTACGTTTGAAGGACCAGATGGTGCCGGTAAGACCAGTGCACTCGAAGCAGTCGTGGCACGCTTACAAAAAGAAGTGTCCCAAGAAATTGTCGTGACACGTGAACCAGGTGGCAATCCAATCTCTGAACAGATTCGCCAGATTATCCTGGATGTGAAGAATACGGCGATGGATGATCGGACAGAAGCATTATTATACGCAGCAGCTAGAAGACAACATATTGTTGAAAAGATTCAACCGGCACTCGCAGCCGATAAACTCGTGATCTGTGATCGGTTTGTGGATAGTTCAATTGCTTATCAAGGTGCTGGGCGCGGGATTGGGGAAGAGGCAGTGGCGCAAATGAATTTATTTGCTACTGACGGCCTCACGCCAGATTTAACGTTATACTTAGATGTGCCTTCTGAAGTCGGGTTAGCACGGATTAAGCAGCATCGTCAAAATCAATATGACCGTTTGGATCAGGAAAAATTAGCGTTCCATCAAAAAGTGCGCCAATCTTATTTGAAGCTAGCACAAGCGCACCCAGATCGGATTAAAACAATTGATGCCTCACAACCCCTTGAAGCGGTTGTGACACAATGTTTACAAGTCATCGCACAAGCAAATCCGCATTTATTTGAAGTATAA
- a CDS encoding YaaL family protein yields the protein MFGRRKPTLREAGDEALLDLIYQVKDKWRSAQKTQANVRGLDQTLEMESKIQQAKFEFLYRQARQRKVASDAVSREVASRNALR from the coding sequence ATGTTCGGTAGACGAAAACCAACGCTAAGAGAAGCTGGCGATGAAGCGTTACTTGATTTGATTTATCAAGTGAAAGATAAGTGGCGCTCAGCACAAAAAACGCAAGCAAACGTTAGAGGACTAGATCAAACGTTGGAGATGGAAAGTAAGATTCAACAAGCAAAGTTCGAATTTTTATACCGACAAGCACGTCAGCGCAAGGTGGCCAGTGATGCTGTTTCGCGTGAAGTAGCCAGCCGTAATGCTTTAAGATAA
- the recR gene encoding recombination mediator RecR: MQYPEPIAKLIESYMKLPGIGNKTATRLAFYTIDMNEDDVTNFAKNLISARRDLHYCSVCGNITDEDPCEICRDTARSQEMILVVEQPKDVMSMERMNDYHGLYHVLHGVLSPIEGKGPDDINIANLIKRLQKTPAKEVIIATNATPEGEATAMYISRLIKPAGIKVTRLAHGLAVGSDIEYADEMTLLKAVEGRQEI, encoded by the coding sequence ATGCAATATCCAGAACCAATTGCGAAGTTGATCGAAAGTTATATGAAGTTACCAGGCATTGGTAATAAAACAGCAACGCGATTAGCTTTTTATACGATTGATATGAATGAAGATGACGTGACTAACTTTGCCAAGAATCTGATTTCAGCACGCCGAGACCTTCATTATTGTAGTGTCTGTGGCAATATCACTGATGAAGATCCTTGTGAGATTTGTCGGGATACTGCGCGTAGTCAGGAAATGATTTTGGTGGTCGAACAACCTAAAGATGTGATGTCGATGGAACGGATGAACGATTATCACGGTCTCTATCACGTCTTGCACGGGGTGTTGTCACCAATTGAAGGTAAAGGGCCAGACGATATTAATATTGCTAATTTAATTAAACGACTCCAAAAAACACCAGCTAAAGAAGTCATCATCGCCACCAATGCAACGCCAGAAGGGGAAGCAACGGCGATGTATATTTCACGGCTAATTAAGCCGGCCGGGATTAAAGTCACTCGTTTAGCCCATGGTTTAGCCGTCGGAAGCGATATTGAATATGCGGATGAGATGACTTTATTAAAAGCTGTCGAGGGCCGTCAAGAAATCTAG
- a CDS encoding YbaB/EbfC family nucleoid-associated protein, with the protein MRGMGNMQGMMKQMQKMQKEMGQTQDELNSTEFVGKAANDAVVVTMTGDKKMKDIAIKPEAVDPDDVDMLQDLIIMAVNEAMVDIDKQTQAKMGKFTKGLPF; encoded by the coding sequence ATGCGCGGAATGGGTAATATGCAAGGTATGATGAAACAAATGCAAAAAATGCAAAAAGAAATGGGTCAAACACAAGACGAATTAAACAGCACTGAATTCGTTGGCAAGGCTGCTAACGATGCTGTTGTTGTGACAATGACTGGTGACAAGAAGATGAAAGATATCGCCATCAAACCAGAAGCTGTTGATCCAGATGACGTTGATATGCTTCAAGATTTAATCATCATGGCAGTTAACGAAGCAATGGTTGATATCGATAAACAAACACAAGCTAAAATGGGCAAGTTCACAAAGGGCCTCCCATTCTAA
- the dnaX gene encoding DNA polymerase III subunit gamma/tau produces the protein MSYQALYRVWRPQRFDDVVGQETMTQTLKNAIITKQTSHAYLFTGPRGTGKTSAAKIFAKAINCHYQKDGEPCNECETCRAITAGALNDVIEIDAASNNGVEEIRDIRDKAKYAPTQADYKIYIIDEVHMLSTGAFNALLKTLEEPPANVVFILATTEVHKVPATIISRTQRFNFKRITAADLFKRMAYILEQKEMTYDPAALKVIAKAAEGGMRDALSILDQVLSFSDNHVTLENALDVTGSLTEALLADYVQTIHDHAPKAALQLLQQILAEGKDAQRFVEDLIEYVRDLLMYQQAPELVMANEMDLLDEHFKQLSDALSAEQLYTVIDILNETQQQLRFTNHPEIYLEVATVRLTQQPVAPAAVSANVSAPADNEQVTQLSQQVAQLQAALQKLETAGPSAPVQQAKPKPAKKISKKVNRKLIYPVLADATRTNLENLKEVWPDLLNMLDVTKRAIMRVSEPVAASQSGVVVAFNYEILFERANNDQDLLTVLENGLNRLTGNPFKVVLVPQDNWPEIRKEYLQNHAVSGHNNEDQPTTTTEKAPAPEVNEVVQQAQALFGDAVVVQKD, from the coding sequence ATGAGCTATCAAGCTTTATATCGGGTTTGGCGGCCACAACGGTTCGATGATGTCGTTGGGCAAGAAACAATGACCCAAACATTAAAAAACGCCATCATCACAAAACAAACGAGTCATGCCTATTTATTTACGGGGCCGCGGGGGACTGGGAAAACGTCCGCTGCGAAGATTTTTGCCAAGGCGATTAATTGTCATTATCAAAAAGATGGTGAACCTTGTAATGAATGTGAAACGTGTCGGGCGATTACTGCCGGTGCGTTAAATGATGTGATTGAAATTGATGCGGCTTCAAATAACGGGGTTGAAGAAATTCGGGATATCCGGGATAAAGCGAAGTATGCCCCAACCCAAGCCGATTATAAAATTTATATTATTGATGAAGTCCACATGTTATCCACCGGTGCGTTTAATGCGCTGTTGAAAACATTGGAAGAACCACCAGCCAACGTGGTCTTCATTTTAGCAACGACCGAAGTTCACAAGGTGCCAGCCACGATTATTTCGCGGACCCAACGCTTTAACTTCAAGCGGATTACGGCTGCTGATTTATTCAAACGAATGGCTTACATCTTAGAACAAAAAGAAATGACCTACGATCCAGCTGCGTTAAAAGTGATTGCTAAAGCCGCTGAAGGTGGGATGCGAGATGCACTGAGTATCTTGGATCAGGTCTTATCCTTCAGTGATAACCACGTCACTTTAGAAAACGCGTTGGATGTGACCGGTAGTTTGACGGAAGCTTTATTAGCCGATTATGTGCAAACAATTCATGATCACGCGCCTAAAGCAGCGTTGCAACTATTGCAACAGATATTAGCTGAGGGTAAAGACGCACAACGGTTTGTTGAAGATCTAATTGAATATGTACGTGATTTATTGATGTACCAACAAGCACCCGAATTGGTAATGGCTAATGAAATGGATCTATTGGACGAACACTTCAAACAACTTAGTGATGCCTTGAGTGCTGAACAATTGTATACGGTGATCGATATTTTAAATGAAACGCAACAACAACTACGGTTCACTAATCATCCAGAAATCTATTTGGAAGTTGCAACGGTGCGTTTGACGCAACAACCAGTGGCACCTGCGGCCGTTAGCGCCAATGTTTCAGCCCCAGCGGATAATGAGCAAGTGACCCAATTAAGTCAACAAGTTGCTCAATTACAAGCTGCCTTACAGAAATTAGAAACGGCCGGACCAAGTGCGCCTGTTCAACAGGCAAAACCTAAGCCAGCTAAGAAAATTAGTAAGAAGGTCAACCGGAAGTTGATTTATCCGGTACTTGCGGATGCGACGCGGACTAATTTAGAAAACTTAAAAGAAGTTTGGCCAGATTTATTAAACATGTTAGATGTTACCAAACGAGCGATTATGCGGGTTTCTGAACCGGTAGCAGCGAGTCAAAGTGGCGTCGTTGTCGCTTTTAACTACGAAATTTTATTCGAACGGGCTAATAACGATCAGGATTTATTAACGGTTCTAGAAAACGGGTTAAACCGTTTAACGGGCAATCCGTTTAAAGTGGTCTTAGTACCGCAAGATAATTGGCCAGAAATCCGGAAAGAATATTTGCAAAATCATGCGGTTTCAGGTCATAATAATGAGGACCAACCAACGACGACGACCGAAAAAGCACCGGCGCCTGAAGTTAACGAAGTTGTGCAGCAGGCCCAAGCGTTATTCGGGGATGCAGTCGTTGTTCAAAAAGATTAA